A region from the uncultured Holophaga sp. genome encodes:
- a CDS encoding DUF2339 domain-containing protein → MDGSQEELQRRVAELEARVAWLMARAEAPPAPLPRVHPAPQPSPTQVSPPKARVPRFSPVVLIAAIGAVIFLLGALFFLHLAIQRGWIGAELRLVMGLLVGCTLGGAAGLMILRRSPQLGSCLLLAGLGTLVFTLRWGAFNLHLVPTWLGFGGSVLAALYAGGLASRTRFSPPLWIGLLVGFLAPLLFSQGGHHEVGLAIYLVALMAVALAVPYLARIGARWATVRWLAVLGTWLLLALACSGVPRAEAGVLLGLLILHLLLAGFWIWLPGQGEARPGSPTLLWFLVNLAFSSLAWGLWLRMGLSGELFCGPVLGVAALNLALVRPVRVRLGGHGGDLGLLVLAAGHLAVAVPIVLAWRWVGLFWGGFALALSLAVEACTRHEGWAEERRPLQILAGGMALLATLTWGVHTAQLARVSQLTPFANRAFAEAVLVGSAWGLLTRRRGFLGVSGVILAELIGNIALALELSRAIRTAGGSALAASIGMTLVWAASGALQWLLGLSGEGATRRVFAVSGYVWLGIAGLKLILVDMAEVGAILRALVFLGVGVIFLAAALTGNRLRAGRKDGV, encoded by the coding sequence ATGGATGGGAGCCAGGAGGAACTTCAGAGGCGGGTGGCGGAGCTGGAGGCCCGGGTGGCCTGGCTCATGGCCCGGGCCGAGGCGCCGCCGGCTCCGCTGCCTAGGGTCCATCCTGCGCCCCAGCCCTCCCCTACCCAGGTGTCTCCGCCCAAGGCCCGGGTGCCCCGCTTCAGCCCGGTGGTGCTCATTGCGGCCATCGGGGCCGTGATCTTCCTCCTGGGTGCCCTTTTCTTCCTGCACTTGGCCATCCAGCGGGGCTGGATCGGGGCCGAGCTCCGCTTGGTGATGGGGCTGCTGGTGGGCTGCACACTCGGGGGCGCTGCAGGCCTCATGATCCTGCGGCGGAGTCCCCAGCTGGGGAGCTGCCTTCTGCTGGCGGGGCTGGGCACCCTGGTCTTCACCCTGCGCTGGGGGGCCTTCAACCTCCACCTCGTCCCGACCTGGCTGGGTTTCGGCGGATCGGTCCTCGCGGCCCTCTATGCCGGAGGTCTGGCCAGCCGGACCCGCTTTTCGCCACCCCTCTGGATCGGCCTCCTGGTGGGGTTCCTTGCTCCCCTTCTCTTCAGCCAGGGCGGGCACCACGAAGTGGGCCTGGCGATCTATCTGGTGGCCCTCATGGCCGTGGCCCTGGCCGTGCCCTACCTCGCCCGGATCGGGGCACGCTGGGCCACGGTCCGCTGGCTGGCGGTCCTGGGGACCTGGCTCCTCCTCGCCCTGGCCTGCTCGGGGGTTCCAAGGGCGGAGGCCGGGGTGCTCCTGGGCCTCCTGATCCTGCACCTCCTGCTGGCCGGGTTCTGGATCTGGCTGCCCGGGCAGGGGGAGGCGCGGCCAGGGTCGCCGACCCTGCTCTGGTTCCTGGTGAACCTGGCCTTCAGCTCTCTTGCCTGGGGGCTCTGGCTCCGGATGGGCCTGAGCGGTGAGCTCTTCTGCGGGCCGGTGCTTGGGGTGGCGGCCCTGAATCTGGCCCTGGTGCGGCCCGTCCGTGTGCGCCTCGGAGGCCATGGGGGCGACCTGGGGCTCCTGGTCCTGGCGGCGGGCCACTTGGCTGTGGCGGTGCCCATCGTCCTGGCATGGCGTTGGGTGGGGCTCTTCTGGGGGGGCTTCGCCCTGGCTCTGTCCCTGGCGGTGGAAGCCTGCACCCGGCATGAGGGTTGGGCGGAGGAACGGCGTCCCCTCCAGATCCTGGCGGGGGGCATGGCCCTTCTGGCGACCCTCACCTGGGGGGTACACACCGCTCAGCTGGCCAGGGTCTCCCAGCTGACCCCCTTTGCCAACCGGGCCTTCGCGGAGGCGGTGCTGGTCGGGTCGGCGTGGGGTCTCCTGACGCGGCGTCGGGGCTTCCTGGGGGTATCGGGGGTGATCCTGGCGGAACTCATCGGGAACATCGCCCTGGCCCTGGAACTCAGCCGGGCCATCCGAACGGCGGGGGGGAGCGCTCTGGCGGCCTCCATCGGCATGACCCTGGTCTGGGCCGCCTCAGGGGCCCTGCAGTGGCTGCTGGGCCTGAGCGGAGAAGGCGCCACGAGGCGGGTCTTCGCGGTCTCGGGGTACGTCTGGCTGGGGATTGCGGGGCTCAAGCTCATCCTGGTGGACATGGCGGAGGTGGGGGCCATCCTGAGGGCCCTGGTCTTTCTGGGAGTGGGAGTCATCTTCCTGGCTGCCGCCTTGACGGGGAACCGCCTCCGGGCGGGCCGGAAGGATGGGGTGTGA
- a CDS encoding GGDEF domain-containing protein: MNLLYPFTLRAEDQVHAEELHGALVEELWKRSRVSMGALLLLLTLLWFTLGQPLREHPGLHWVFLGLASSLILRAVFELVAHANDLSVDASHRLFVVGALLSSSGFVLFNVLATPCLPPLLLAFLWVCEAGICSTAMVSMAGSPLAFSVYMVPIIGSDALLAWIHHQRGVPLMIPVIILFYLATLLVVGFGVHRTLRENLLMRIRLQEAALVDSLTGLPNRRAMKTFIDRESARLLRSWHPEALAQGLPPLSLALVLVDLDFFKAVNDTHGHSAGDEVLVQAAQVLQATVRAPDRVIRWGGEEFVILALESPRSEPLRVAKRIREAVEAHPFALSKGPRLRLTCSVGFALLPFLEQAPAALGWEEVLHLADHALYEAKRRGRNQVVGLMPSGGREETLLRALRGSEEDLQEGIRTELLRWVE; encoded by the coding sequence TTGAACCTCCTCTATCCCTTCACCCTCAGAGCCGAGGACCAGGTCCATGCAGAGGAGCTGCACGGAGCCCTGGTGGAGGAGCTGTGGAAGCGCAGCAGGGTCTCCATGGGCGCCCTGCTGCTCCTCCTCACCCTCCTCTGGTTCACCCTGGGCCAGCCCCTCAGGGAGCACCCGGGGCTGCACTGGGTCTTCCTGGGCCTCGCCAGCTCCCTCATCCTCCGTGCCGTCTTTGAGCTGGTGGCCCACGCCAACGATCTCTCGGTGGATGCAAGTCACCGGCTCTTCGTGGTTGGAGCTCTCCTGAGCTCCTCGGGATTCGTCCTCTTCAACGTCCTGGCCACCCCCTGCCTCCCGCCCCTGCTCCTGGCCTTCCTGTGGGTCTGCGAGGCGGGCATCTGCTCCACCGCCATGGTGAGCATGGCCGGAAGCCCTCTCGCCTTCTCCGTCTACATGGTCCCCATCATCGGCTCGGATGCCCTGTTGGCCTGGATCCATCACCAGCGGGGCGTCCCACTGATGATTCCGGTCATCATCCTCTTCTACCTCGCCACCCTCCTGGTGGTCGGGTTCGGGGTCCATCGCACCCTGCGGGAGAATCTCCTGATGCGGATCCGGCTCCAGGAGGCGGCCCTCGTGGACAGCCTCACGGGCCTGCCCAACCGCCGCGCCATGAAGACGTTCATTGATCGGGAATCCGCCCGCCTCCTGCGGAGCTGGCACCCGGAGGCCCTGGCCCAGGGCCTGCCGCCCCTCAGTCTGGCCCTGGTCCTGGTGGACCTGGACTTCTTCAAGGCGGTCAATGACACCCACGGGCACTCCGCCGGCGACGAGGTGCTGGTCCAGGCGGCCCAGGTCCTGCAGGCAACGGTCCGGGCCCCTGACCGGGTCATCCGCTGGGGAGGCGAGGAGTTCGTCATCCTGGCCCTGGAGTCCCCGCGCAGCGAGCCTCTGCGGGTGGCCAAGCGGATCCGGGAGGCCGTGGAGGCCCATCCCTTCGCGCTCTCCAAGGGGCCACGGCTCCGCCTGACCTGCAGTGTGGGCTTCGCCTTGCTGCCCTTCCTGGAGCAGGCCCCTGCCGCCCTGGGTTGGGAGGAGGTACTGCACCTGGCCGACCATGCCCTCTACGAGGCCAAGCGCCGAGGGCGCAACCAGGTGGTGGGCCTCATGCCCTCGGGGGGCAGGGAGGAGACCCTCCTCCGGGCCCTCCGGGGAAGCGAGGAGGATCTCCAGGAGGGCATCAGGACAGAACTCCTGCGCTGGGTCGAGTAG
- a CDS encoding cation diffusion facilitator family transporter, translating into MSASSSRALALSLAANLGIAISKFVVFGLTRSASMLTEAIHSTADCGNQVLLFLGMAQARKPPTETYPLGRGQAAFVASFLVALLLFTVGGLYSVVEGIHKIRHPEAPHALGWAVGLLVFAMLLEGSSLLGALRASGQERRGKGLLRYMRESSSTELVVVLAEDFAALAGLAMALVAVLLTWLTGNPVWDGIGSLGIGLLLIAVAAFVGTEVVSLLMNEAAPIHLRQAIRERILQDPQVERILTLVTVVVGSDQLLVALRLRFRDQGTDDGLLEASNRLEAHLKERFPQIRFLFVEPDTE; encoded by the coding sequence GTGTCCGCTTCCAGTTCCCGTGCCCTTGCCCTCTCCCTGGCTGCCAACCTGGGCATCGCCATCTCCAAGTTCGTGGTCTTCGGGTTGACCCGCTCAGCTTCCATGCTCACGGAGGCCATCCACTCCACGGCCGACTGCGGCAATCAGGTGCTCCTCTTCCTGGGCATGGCCCAGGCCCGCAAGCCCCCGACGGAGACATACCCACTGGGACGGGGGCAGGCGGCCTTCGTGGCGAGTTTCCTGGTGGCCCTGCTGCTCTTCACCGTGGGTGGCCTCTACTCGGTGGTTGAGGGCATCCACAAGATCCGCCACCCGGAGGCCCCCCATGCCCTGGGCTGGGCCGTGGGTCTGCTGGTCTTCGCCATGCTGCTGGAGGGGAGCTCCCTCCTGGGGGCCCTCAGGGCCAGCGGCCAGGAGCGCCGGGGCAAGGGGTTGCTCCGCTACATGCGCGAGAGCAGCTCTACGGAGCTGGTGGTGGTGCTTGCGGAGGACTTCGCCGCCCTGGCGGGCCTCGCCATGGCCCTGGTGGCCGTGCTCCTCACCTGGCTTACGGGCAATCCGGTCTGGGACGGCATTGGCAGCCTTGGCATCGGCCTCCTTCTGATCGCCGTGGCGGCCTTTGTGGGCACCGAGGTGGTGAGCCTCCTGATGAATGAGGCGGCCCCGATCCACCTGCGTCAGGCCATCCGGGAGAGGATCCTGCAGGATCCCCAGGTGGAGCGCATCCTGACCCTGGTGACCGTGGTGGTGGGCTCCGATCAGCTGCTGGTGGCCCTGCGGCTGCGCTTCCGGGACCAGGGGACCGATGATGGGCTGCTGGAGGCCAGCAACCGCCTGGAGGCACACCTGAAGGAACGCTTCCCCCAGATCCGCTTCCTCTTTGTGGAGCCGGACACTGAATGA
- a CDS encoding FAD-dependent oxidoreductase: MADPGPLTFHPARLEAIRNDYGDVHTYTFRTETPLPFIAGQHVHLAGPGLEVCKPNVRHMSVASAPGDELLQFSMDLASHSDYKEAFRRSKPGDTTQIFKIGGEFTVDPADPSPLVFIAGGIGITPFRSLIRDLEQKGRPRPWSLFHVSRDAFLYEAEFTPLPFPQLRTGRAGVPEALAALLEANPQGLWYLCGSRSFLEGLLEHLGSLGVPADRIRTEDFR; encoded by the coding sequence ATGGCCGACCCCGGACCTCTCACTTTCCATCCCGCCCGCCTTGAGGCCATCCGTAACGACTACGGGGATGTCCACACCTACACCTTCCGCACCGAAACCCCCCTGCCCTTCATCGCCGGGCAGCATGTGCACCTGGCCGGTCCCGGCCTGGAGGTCTGCAAGCCCAATGTCCGGCACATGAGCGTGGCCTCGGCCCCCGGGGATGAGCTCCTGCAGTTCTCCATGGACCTCGCCTCCCACTCGGACTACAAAGAGGCCTTCCGGCGCTCCAAGCCCGGTGACACCACCCAGATCTTCAAGATCGGTGGGGAATTCACCGTGGATCCCGCAGATCCCTCGCCCCTGGTCTTCATCGCCGGAGGGATCGGCATCACTCCCTTCCGCAGCCTCATCCGGGATCTGGAGCAGAAGGGGCGTCCCCGTCCCTGGAGCCTGTTCCATGTCTCCCGCGATGCCTTTCTCTACGAGGCGGAGTTCACTCCACTGCCCTTTCCCCAGCTCCGCACTGGGCGCGCCGGGGTACCGGAAGCCCTGGCTGCCCTGCTGGAGGCCAACCCCCAGGGACTCTGGTACCTCTGCGGCTCCCGGAGCTTCCTGGAGGGCCTTCTGGAACACCTCGGGAGCCTTGGGGTGCCCGCAGACCGCATCCGCACCGAGGATTTCCGCTGA
- the amrA gene encoding AmmeMemoRadiSam system protein A, producing MDPHTHLARLALEHGLATGRPLEPLPEDCVRALSGEQGGAFVSLHTRGGELRGCIGTLAATRSSLAEEIAANALAAGTRDHRFEPVTLPELPGLVIQVDVLSEPEPVSSSEDLDPMRYGVIVSGPGGRRGVLLPDLPGIASAREQIRIAARKAGLDPDRDPCQLSRFTVIRHTED from the coding sequence ATGGATCCCCACACCCACTTGGCCCGTCTCGCCCTGGAGCATGGGCTTGCCACGGGGCGCCCCCTGGAGCCCCTGCCGGAGGACTGCGTCCGGGCCCTGTCCGGGGAGCAGGGAGGCGCCTTCGTCTCCCTGCACACCCGTGGCGGCGAGCTGCGGGGCTGCATCGGGACCCTGGCCGCCACCCGCTCCTCCCTGGCGGAGGAGATCGCCGCCAACGCGCTGGCCGCGGGGACCCGGGACCACCGCTTCGAACCCGTGACCCTTCCCGAGCTTCCCGGGTTGGTGATCCAGGTGGATGTCCTCTCCGAACCAGAGCCGGTGAGCTCCAGTGAAGACCTGGACCCCATGCGCTACGGTGTCATCGTCAGCGGCCCCGGTGGGCGCAGGGGGGTCCTCCTCCCGGACCTGCCGGGCATCGCCAGCGCCCGCGAGCAGATCCGCATCGCCGCCCGGAAAGCCGGTCTGGATCCAGACCGGGATCCCTGCCAGCTCTCACGCTTCACCGTCATCCGCCACACGGAAGATTAG
- a CDS encoding deoxyhypusine synthase family protein, translated as MSPNPNSTSATPAPADLGPVGAFIRHHFRHFNSAALIDAAEAYRVYLAQGGRMMVTLAGAMSTAELGLSFAEMIRQDKVHLIVCTGANLEEDIFNLVAHDFYERVPHYRDLTPQDEKELLDRHMNRVTDTCIPEMEAMRRMEDAMLEVWTEADRKGERYFPHEFFQQVLKSGKYKEYYQIDPKHSWMLAALEKNVPIVVPGWEDSTLGNMFAAAVIRGEIKNVHTVRTGIEYMTWLADYYLKSTKESPLGMFQIGGGIAGDFPICVVPMLHQDLEMEAPLWGYFCQISDSTTSYGSYSGAVPNEKITWGKLGVDTPRFIIESDATIVAPLVFAYLLGW; from the coding sequence ATGTCCCCCAATCCCAATTCCACCTCCGCAACCCCCGCACCCGCCGACCTGGGCCCTGTCGGGGCCTTCATCCGGCACCACTTCAGGCACTTCAACTCCGCCGCCCTCATCGATGCCGCCGAGGCCTACCGGGTTTACCTGGCCCAGGGCGGGCGCATGATGGTGACCCTGGCGGGGGCCATGAGCACGGCGGAGCTGGGGCTCTCCTTTGCCGAGATGATCCGGCAGGACAAGGTCCACCTGATCGTCTGCACCGGCGCCAACCTGGAGGAGGACATCTTCAACCTGGTGGCCCACGATTTCTATGAGCGGGTACCCCACTACCGGGACCTCACGCCCCAGGATGAAAAGGAACTGCTGGACCGCCACATGAACCGGGTGACGGACACCTGCATCCCTGAGATGGAGGCCATGCGCCGCATGGAGGACGCCATGCTGGAGGTCTGGACCGAGGCCGACCGGAAGGGCGAGCGCTACTTCCCCCACGAGTTCTTCCAGCAGGTTCTTAAAAGCGGTAAGTACAAGGAATACTATCAAATCGATCCCAAGCACTCCTGGATGCTGGCGGCCCTTGAGAAGAACGTGCCCATCGTGGTGCCGGGCTGGGAGGACTCCACCCTGGGCAACATGTTCGCCGCTGCGGTCATTCGCGGCGAGATCAAGAATGTCCACACCGTCCGCACCGGCATCGAGTACATGACCTGGCTGGCGGACTATTACCTCAAATCCACCAAGGAGAGCCCCTTGGGCATGTTCCAGATCGGTGGGGGCATCGCCGGAGACTTCCCCATCTGCGTGGTGCCCATGCTGCATCAGGACCTGGAGATGGAGGCCCCCCTCTGGGGCTACTTCTGCCAGATCTCGGACAGCACCACCAGTTACGGTTCCTATTCCGGTGCCGTGCCCAACGAGAAGATCACCTGGGGCAAGCTGGGGGTGGATACGCCCCGCTTCATCATCGAGTCTGACGCGACCATTGTGGCTCCCCTGGTCTTCGCCTATCTCCTGGGCTGGTGA